AATTTTTCCTGATTTTATTATTATTACATACATAGTATAAATGATTTATAGGAGAAAAAATACGATATAAATTTTCATCTAATTCTAATATTTTTTGACAAAAATTTTCCCAGTTATAATTATGTTTATATTTATTTAAAATTTGATTAATTTTATTTTTAGAATTTTTAATTGTGATTTCTATTGCAGGAATCATACAATCATTAGTTATTTTATTAAAAGGCGGTATTAGGAAATCAGATAATAAAGGATTACTCATAGTAAATTTCCAATTTATATGTAAATATGATTAAAATATTTATAAAATAAATAAGTATATTTTATAAAATTAATTTTTAAGCTTAAAAATAAAATTTTGTCTCATTATTTCGAATAAACAAATTCCTGTTGCTACAGAAACATTTAAAGAATTTAAATTATTAAACATAGGTATAGAAATTAATAAATCACATTTTTTTTTAATAGTAGTTTTAATACCTTTATCTTCAGATCCAATAATTAAACATATAGGATATTTTAGTTTATTATTATAAATAATACTATTTTTTTTATTATTATCAGCTCCAATTATTTTAATTTTATAATATTTTAAAAGATCAATAGTATTTTTTAAATTTTTTACGAAAATAATAGGTATATCTTCTGATGTTCCACAAGATATTTTTTTTACTATAGCATTTATTTTAACAGAATTTTTTTTAGGTAAAATGATCATACTAACATTAAATGCAACAGCATTTCTTATGCATGCGCCTAAATTATGAGTATCTGTGATACTATCTAAAATAAGAATAAATATTCTTTTTGATATATTAATAATTTTTATTATATCTTTCTCAGTTAAAGATTTTGATATATTTATTACAGCCATAATTCCTTGATGAATACTATTATTAGTTTTTTTATTAAGCCATTTTTTATTTACTTTATGTATATTAATGTTATATTTATTTATATAATAAAATAATTCCTTAATT
This genomic window from Enterobacteriaceae endosymbiont of Donacia marginata contains:
- the rlmB gene encoding 23S rRNA (guanosine(2251)-2'-O)-methyltransferase RlmB yields the protein MKDIIFGIHSVISLLKKNPLSLKEIFILDSKKKSNKIKELFYYINKYNINIHKVNKKWLNKKTNNSIHQGIMAVINISKSLTEKDIIKIINISKRIFILILDSITDTHNLGACIRNAVAFNVSMIILPKKNSVKINAIVKKISCGTSEDIPIIFVKNLKNTIDLLKYYKIKIIGADNNKKNSIIYNNKLKYPICLIIGSEDKGIKTTIKKKCDLLISIPMFNNLNSLNVSVATGICLFEIMRQNFIFKLKN